From Fundulus heteroclitus isolate FHET01 chromosome 5, MU-UCD_Fhet_4.1, whole genome shotgun sequence, a single genomic window includes:
- the LOC118556063 gene encoding uncharacterized protein LOC118556063 produces MLVRLIFRSMSSALSRHVVWQSEGLVAYLNPQPWTPGSVILESSAPGGPGGSIFHLSESEYLTWLLGARTVAELLCDKLGVRRCALVSRPHRDRPPQIRVLPLHGLDAEWRPHLAGEEEHNAHDPGYCTSKTAPRWSDASLTAVRDKIRAKLPLPSAPPDHTFLGDDPAHAGLFSRIVRGEEQQWRVWEDERHVAFLTPFPNSPGFTVLVPRRPLTSDIFRLQKGDYEALVLATRKVSLLLEEGLGAWGVGLIFEGFEIDYAHTKLIPLLPPLLSRAENYAVKALTPQFHPTYPGFVTSEDGPEANSDSLKEMLVKITGA; encoded by the exons ATGCTCGTTAGGCTCATTTTTCGCAG CATGTCGTCCGCTCTATCCCGTCATGTTGTCTGGCAGTCAGAGGGGCTGGTGGCCTACCTGAACCCCCAGCCCTGGACCCCGGGCTCCGTCATCCTGGAGAGCAGCGCCCCAGGCGGTCCAGGAGGGAGCATCTTCCACCTCAGCGAGTCGGAGTATTTAACCTGGCTGCTGGGGGCGAGGACCGTAGCTGAGCTGCTGTGTGACAAGCTGGGGGTTCGGAGGTGTGCTCTGGTTAGCAGACCCCACAGAGACCGACCTCCTCAG ATCCGTGTCCTGCCACTTCATGGTCTGGATGCAGAGTGGCGCCCCCACCTGGCCGGAGAAGAGGAGCACAACGCTCATGACCCGGGCTACTGCACCTCCAAGACGGCGCCTCGATGGAGCGATGCCAGCCTGACGGCTGTTCGGGACAAAATCAGGGCGAAGCTGCCGCTCCCCAGCGCCCCGCCTGATCACACGTTCCTCGGGGACGATCCGGCTCACGCCGGCCTCTTCTCGCGCATCGTTCGTGGGGAGGAGCAGCAGTGGCGCGTGTGGGAGGATGAGCGTCACGTGGCCTTTCTCACGCCGTTCCCCAACTCCCCCGGCTTCACCGTGCTGGTTCCTCGGCGACCTTTGACCTCTGACATATTCAGACTACAGAAGGGAGATTATGAAGCTCTAGTGTTGGCTACCAGGAAGGTGTCGCTGCTCCTGGAGGAGGGACTCGGCGCCTGGGGGGTGGGGCTTATTTTTGAAGGCTTTGAAATCGACTACGCTCACACCAAGTTGATCCCGCTGCTTCCACCTTTATTGTCGAGGGCAGAAAATTATGCCGTCAAAGCTCTGACCCCCCAGTTCCACCCCACTTACCCTGGTTTTGTCACTTCAGAGGACGGACCTGAGGCCAACTCAGACAGTTTGAAGGAGATGCTCGTTAAAATTACCGGAGCTTGA